TCAGCCAACACCTTCTTCCATTTATcatcaagattctttccaatctttacaactcttgaagcttctttagggttaatgtttacttcctcgagttCTTCTATGGCTTGGAGCTCTGATCTGTCTTTGCCTACCCGTGGGTCAATGTCGTCGAGTTGGGCGACCTCACTATCCCCTTTTTGTTGAGGTTCTTTTGTCCCGTGAGTAACTCCTACTTCCTAGGACccctcacctccgtcatttatgaccatctcTTACTACTCAGgatgtgattttcccttcatataaatgatatagcattccctggcaatgagctgatcacctctgacgatgcatattcccgcagcggaggggaatttcattgctaggtggcagatagaggttatggcttcaaatgccatcaacgcggGTCgccccaaaatcgcattgtatgcagccaaacaatcgattaccacgaactcgagcaacttggaaacagttcgcgactcttctcccaatgtcaccactaatCTGATCATCCCGATggctgccgacccttcaccagaaaacccgtacagagtcatcgaggtcaccttcaaatcagttacggataaccccattttttccagggtggacctgaaaattAGATTcatagaacttccattatccactagtgttcttcgGACCCTTCGGTTGGTGAGCTAAACAGTTACCACCAGCAGATCGTTATATGGGAATTggatgtggctagcatcctcttctgtgaacatgattggttgcttttccaatcgctgttgtttcgaTAACTGTTGTTTCAAGACGAACTCCACCccgttatgggacttcagttcgttaatgtacctcttttgggccctgctgctcgtgcccgccaaatgaggtcctccctaAACGGTGGTTATATCTGTTAGGAAAcattatacaggatctttatttattttcatgtagatctaatattaaacaaattaatatgagataacctagaacatgtttctaaaattgaattcaaagagaaacaaagataagaatacttacagtatacgcagcgaaatgaaagagtcattccttcagtttctctaactcttgtatcctctctgtcgtagagtattatcaagaaactgaatcgttcttctaatttcttcacagtcttccaatgtatccttagaatcacctagactagtgtgtgcaattctcaacacatgagatagatatagagagaagaagagaaaataacaaagaggcttagaaaatgacttatgtttaaaaatgatctaaaacctatcagaaaatttgacttgtgacttgtcaaacttgggatttgacttctctctaagcactccttttatagactcaattaggacatttaatttaattaaaaaatcaataaaataatagccaattaacagtcataggtcgaaattatcatgggctttaggcttgtgaaatttcacatttaattataagcccattggacttaaaatcaaggtctgtattattttctattgatttaattaattaaataattatttaaatcatttatcaaattaattatttataatttgaatcttgatttaaaattatttattaatttagataccaatttatcttaattaataaatatgccctaatttatcttttcttctcaaaattacaaaactttgtgaaactatccaaaattgacctagtcaactttgattattctaattaataattaaatcaattaattgagactatctagatgattttatccaagatacaatggggaccataggcctatgaaatcaagctccaataagttatcataaatctaacaaataaatttactaacttattaattcctcgtgactccactatatactcaaaattgcactcttgaattcatagaacactctataaaaaatataaatacgctattaattatccattgttacaaccacaattgtcactcaatcctctatagatggtctacaatgagataggactaaaataccgttttacccctcattgtattttatccttaaaacacttagttccttataaatagtattttagtaaactaatttaattactgaaatgagatctctatcatttaacccattgaacaaaactaaaaagaaaccatcgtttcacttcttcatcagaagctatagatgttcatatctatgattaacactcccactcaattatactaccgagttcccaagatgtaagtatgggctagtccgtagggtaagctggtaacgaacaagtcaaagaactcaaataatacaaccagttagaatactaactactcagaattgagatcgaattgacctatggtcaactatatgatatgactatagtagataataacggtatgtttacttatcttatcaactgtcaatatcgatccagtccgatgtaacaaatacatccaatcttatctactttgttaatgttctggaaagaacataacactataatgtgtaaatagatcatattgtagattggcaagtcagtgtaaatcttgtgcactgactaatcttaggactaactaattttgaacatataatcatatttatattccactgtgattacgtcaccaTAAATAAGATTAGTGTAATCCCCGTTTCTTTCCGGGTGCCCTGGTCCACACTCTAAGACCGTGGGCCGCCCGATTTGGAGTTAAGGCCCAGATCGGGCCCATTTGACGAGACGAAAACATATGTTGGCAGCCCATGTCTGGGCAAGGCCCGAAGTGCGCTCGGGAGTGTGGACCGCGACCTCCACCGGGGTAGGTGGTATGGTCCCGAAATCGCTCCCCCCAACGTCTCGAGGCGCGGCAGAGAAGGTCGTAGCTCGCAAAACCAAGATGGGAGTCGGGATCGCTGTGGTTAGACCTGGATCCTGGTAAATGGTTTGGGACCCTAGTAAATGGTCCAGGACCTTGGTAAACGGAGGGGGATGTTGGTAAATGAACCCGAGTCGGTTTTCCGAGGTTGGCGAGGTAAAGTGCCCAAGATACTGACatcgtcccatgaagcgtgggggttgtccctcgggattgtacgccatTGGTTCAGAACTGCGCCGTCACTACtttgaccgatcttgtcccccaaatcttctTCGTCAGCCTAAAGTACCCAGACTGAAACTCCAGTTTGTCGCAAATCTTAGAATAAGATATTGTTTGGtttggcccaatgggctttgaCTATTGTACGTTTCAtattttaatcctttgtattgggctcccgTCAGAGGAGCTAATGGTATTTGCGCCCCTATTGGGCCCGAGTCAGCCCGATTCAAGCCCAGTGCACTCCTATGCCTATAAATACAAATAGTGGTGCACTGAGGAGAGGGTGATTTTTTTGGATGGTAAGcagttactctgctcaaacttgtagaaaaactccattgCCAAATGTTCTCTAAGCTTTAATGCAACTGTCTCGtagactaaggcttattaacgccccaaccacgtaaaaaccttgtcttTACTCCTCAAATCTTTTCTTCTAAGCTCTCTAATCTTCTATTATtaaagtttctgaaaaactcagtaaacaattagctatatgctcgggatttaatagaagtttatattaaataaataatcatgaaaataaaacatgtgagcaaagtgattgaccaagtcaaaaaatgatttctattcttttattgataataaaatgagattacaaagaaatttggattttaattaaggcataaaaccccaacaatatctCCCTTACTATCGaaggagggtcgacctgatttgcTTGAGCTCCAAGTTGGCTTATTGGAGCTTTCGGAACAGGTAGCAGGATCTGCCCAACGGGCTGACTCGGATTcacccgatttcgggcgtactgggccaaaggtccaaCCCTAATGagggtttcaatctcatccttcagctgcccACAATCATCAATGTTATGCctgatgtcgttgtggaaccgacagaACTTTAAGGGATCCCTATTCGCCCTCTGTTTcttcaatggttctggcttcttccatggaaggcgactaGAAATGGCCAGAAAAATGTGCTCACGTGTATCCGTTAGGTCGGTATATGTGGCGTAAATAGGCTTGAACTTCTCTGTGGGCTTATTTTTCTTCGTCCCGCTCTGGTCGGGTTCACCactcccttttcttttgttattccccccttggttattctgggtaacggtttgggACGTAATTGCCACATCCGTTGCCGCTCCAATGGGTTAGATatgggtctggctggttcctgcaacagAGGCTCGCGCCTCCTCGagatttatccactcttgagcctgagctaagaattcatctacactcttaactccttttctttggagttcctgccataggtcgcccccaacgagaattcccgtcctcattgccattgttttggagctgtcatcagcatccctagctcgtgaaATTGGAAAATATACTTAGATATGCCTTTAACGTTTCGccaagttgctgctttacgttggccaatgaatcagcctcaactCGAGCTACCTGTGAAGCTCATAATGCTTTTTTGAACTCGGAataaaaattcttccacgagcttatggaatgtctattgtattgcttaaaccactgcctggctgacccgaccagagttgcagggaacaaaatacaccttaggtcgagcccgacattgtgggccatcatcatggtgttaaacatttcgaggtgatctgacggatctccatctccatcaaatttcgactggtgtggcatcctgaaacccacaGGATATGTCgctgccgcaatatttggagcaaaaggctcgagctcctcatctgagtcgcaatcTTCCTTTTCCTTTCCGGACAAGAGttttttcatttgctcttccatcagagctagtctctcgagggtttggtccctagtccctaggttagccgggggctgttcaacaactcccatcctatcatgcgcgtttgacgggttattgtccctccaagttcgagctttgTTTTGCGGGGCATTCCCATTAACGTGTACTATGGACGGATCTCTCTCTTGTCGAGTATAGCGAATATCTCCATCCCGAACTAGATACCTTCTCTGCGAGTTCAGAAGATCGCGCAAATCGGGTTGTGGATCATACCAAGGGCTCTAtgctgaactcaaatgatttcttAGGTCGCTCTTGGACCTGCCGCTATGATGGAtttcggtccagtaactcccatttgcgaaACTTACAGCTCGCGGCTGGGGTTGAGGACCTGGATTCGCGACACGTGTTTGTGGGACGTAAGTATTGGccatgggggaggatttctcctactatctcCATGAGCTAGAATATCCcgttgaggacgaggtggtgttggatgcctTATAGGtaacgggggatgccttattggtgaggctatcctcgttccatcaggacgaactaaattagtctgcctctgttctactccaatgtcccTAGTTCTTTGTGCCTGGTGATCCAATCACGGCGTAGGAGGATTTTTTGGAGCATTTTGTCTTCGTGAGCTTGTTCCAGCCCCTTCTCGTGGATTGTCATAGGCATTCCTGGGGACTTGTAAAGAAGGCATCGGACTTGGGGTTGCAGTCATAACCGACTGACTGACTTGCTAATGACCCCTATGACGGTCTCTGGGTCAAGCATTCTGGTAATCTCGCCCCGCAGGTACAGAACTTGGAGTGacagttctgactgatcgactcggTTTGGATTGATTATTCCTGTAGGACTTAtaagacccactttgcctctttccgacattaatgtcggttgcaagagggggtaaccgagccaaaacctcctcaatctgcttgttttccctagcgagatggctcctcaattgcatgttctccatctcGATGGCAGTTAGGTAGTCTGGGTTTGGGTTTGGCGGTAAtaacgccgaactcccagtgtcgccttAATCCGCCAGTTGTTTTCCTGGACGTTGCTGAATCTCAAGGCCACGTTCGTTcggaacagcggtatgatgggcctcttgcccaccgggctgttctatctcattgtcatgcattgaGAGAGTGAGAACCATGATGGGAATTGACTGGGATTTtggtgaagcactaatttgctctcaatgaaagcaccaaactgttgagactatttttcaccaacagtgtattaagaaataataagggtagattagtgcttaatggtaaaccataAAGAAAATAACAAGAGTTCACTCAAAAAcatagaacttttacgtggttcagtagttaaaatccacctagtccacgagtcactattattactgtctctctcactattttggcagagttttggtattacagaataatcattttttttcttctgtccaacattcccagtatttataggggaattccatgaacagatttgggtaaccgcgtgaatcaatcacgcatttacataatatctatattcaatacaaatgatttgataacagaagaaatatgttcctgctatctcggataataaatataacaacctggtcataaataaacgtataaacatatctcgagtctctggggatccctgAATATGCATCATAGTTGAATtgtcacgagctggatatctcctccaaactCGTGCTTAACAGCCATCGTGTTCTTAGTTCGTGATAaactcaggacgcctaacaccatgtCTGATATTTATGAATCTTGAGCCGTCCACATGAATAATAAGcaaatattctacttggttatttttccatgtatgtatctgccagctgtactcgagctgagtgaatgaactcgtgctaaaaataTGGTACAACAAAGATACTCCCAAAAATATGGTGGATGGGATTAAATCAATGAGGATGATGATTGATTAGATGTGGACATACCAAACACTACCTAAGGAGTTAAGGGAGATCTCAACCATTAATATATAGCCATTTAGTCAAAATCATATAGATAGGAAATTTCACCCAATGAAATGAGCTAATTTCAAACCTTTTTTTATATGTCTCAGAGTTGGTGGGTGATATTGGAAGATAATAATTAGCTTTTATTTATTACATATtactattaattatttaattttattttaaaagggAGGAAAAAGAAACCTACATTGCCAAAATAGTTTCCTCAAAATTGTGAGTGTAGTCAGCTTATATATTTTTGGGAAATAACTAAATGACATGGCAGGGATTTGATAGCATAACCACTTTTTACAAATTTTGGTTGCATCTAAATATGTTCTTGATGCAAACATTTAACCAGATCATACATGAGTGCTTATGTAACTTAATCTTTTAAATTGCCCAGCACTTATTTTCTTAAGAAACCAATATTTTCTGTGTTGATCACAGTTCTTTTATGTGTATATATCATATTCTGTCACATGATAATCTTGCTTGGATCGTGGAAATGCTCTCCAAGAAACGTAAACTTTGTTAGAAGAGCTGCCGTGATCAGCAAGAAACAACCAGGAGATTCTTTGGTGGGCcaaatcattattattattatatatcagCACATAGATATGAGAACTAAGCAAAAAAATACCCAAGTCTCCAAACTGATGAATTAATGTATACTCAACAGACAAGTACTTTTCTAAAGGCTTATGCAATCCGGAATTACAAGAAGAAAAGTATGAAAATGTAATGTACTAAATAGTAATATTTCAGAAAGCAAGAAGGCTCAATAATTTGATCCAGGAGTGTCCCATGTCTCAGGTATGATGCTATGTAGAAGACAAGTATCCTGGTGACATTCATGAGAAGACAATGGCGACATGGTATGGTCTTGTTCTGCATACATAACCTCTTCAATCTTCTCCAAAACTTCTTCCATAGTAGGGCGGTTTTCGGGTAAGTTTGAGACACACTTGAGAGCAATATTGAGCAAAATGAAAGCCCAATGAGTTGCAGCCTTAGCTAATTCCCTATCAAACACCTCTCCAGTCCACTCCTCCCTTATCATGGCATTCACCCATTTAGGAAGGTCTATACCAGTTTTCTCTACTGGTTTTCCTGTGAGTAGCTCCAAGAGTATCACTCCAAAGCTATACACATCTCCTTTTTCAGAGACACTTTTCTCAGGAGCTGTGTAGCCTTTGGAGGAACATATGCCGGCTCCCTTGGGGTCTAGAAATCTTGAGTGTCCGAATTCGCTTATGAGTGGTTCATCATTATCATCCAACAGAATATTTGAAAGTTTAAGATTTCCATGATGTAGTAGTGTCTCATGGTCATTAGTAGTTTGAAATATGAAGTTCAAACCCCTTGCAATTCCTCCTGCTATGGATAAACGAAGCCTCAATGGGAAATCCCTCTTACTTTCAATATAATCTGCAGTTACTCAAAGAAATATAGCCTCAAAGAGCCAAACAACAGCATAATTTATCACAAGCTTAAGTGAGTGCAAATTAACAATCTGATATCAAAGGAAACTCACCTTCAAACAGGTTTAGCAGACTCCCTTTGTTTTGATACTTGTAGATTAGGAGTTTATCTTCAGGAGTAAAACTATAACCAACAAGAGGTAAAATGTTTGGATGCTTCACATCTCCAATCTGTCTCATAATTTGGCAAAAATCCTCAAAGGAAACCTGCAATTTCTTCAATCTCGTGACTGAATACTCCTCATTGTTCTTGAGTATTACATTGTATAAACTTCTACAAAATGTCTGACTTCTTAAATCAGCTGTGGCTTCAAGAAGATCCTCCAACGTGAACCTCTCTTCCTCTTCAACAAAAAAGACAAGCTCAGATAGTATTCCTTCTGGCTTCACTTCTTCTATTGTCTTAGCTTGAGGGGTTTTAGTTGGAGAGTCTTGAAGAGACTTCAGAATTGCCTTGTCTCTTGCCAACTCTGATGCCTTCTTGCCCGCCAAGTATGTCACCAACGTGAACAAAAAGAGTCCAATAACTAACGGTATCCAGTTTTGTGATTTCCTAAGCCAACTCTTTTTCTGAGAATTGTACCTTTGTGGACTCTCTGGGGACACATTAGTTTGATCCTTTAACTCTTCCTGATACGAAGCTCTATTATATGCTTTCATCGAAAACTTATTCAGCTTCTTGAATTCTCCTTCGAAAATTGGAATCATACCCTCAAAATGATTCTTGGAGATGTCCCATTTCCTAAGATATTTCATTCTGGCTAGATTACTTGGAATCTTTCCACTTAGAAGATTGCTGCTTAGATTTAAATAGGTCAACTTCCTGCAGTACAATATGGCGTTTGGAATATGTCCTTGAATTCGGTTTTCGGCTAAGCTTAGAACTCGAAGATTTGGAAGCATGCATAATGAATTTGCATCAAGTACACCACTAAGATTTGAGTTTTCAAGCCTAATCTCAAGTATGGTGGTACCTTTTATGTTGCACTTCACACCCTTCCACTTATCCAAGCATGGATTTTTCCTTGATGCATCCTGGCCTAATCTTAACATGTTTTGAGGATCAACAGCTCTAAGAAACCAAATCAACGATTCAAATTCAGACGACTCACCTCCTAAAACAGTTGTCATTCGAAGGAAAACGACTCCAACAATCATCCCCATCAAAAACAGATTCAATCCTCTCCATGTCTGcattatttcttatgttttttaAGTCTCTATTGGTTCTTCAGAAACTAAATGAACAGCTTTGCATACGTACATGCTTCTAACTTTATTAGTCCTCTCATTTTTCTACCTAAGAAAAGGATATCTTCTTTCGTTTATTACAAAGCTTTATTGAGATAACCAATGCTCTATACATATTTCTATGCGTTATGCACTATGTCATATCACACTCATACCAATCATATGTCAAAGGAGATTGGCTAATCTCAAAGACTTATTTATAAACACGCCTTGGTGAACTTCTCTATCTCATGTTGACAAGTTGGCCATATTCAGTTTTTATAGGCATGTTTACTTTGGTGGAAATAATTACCATATTAGCTCTGCGTGATTCATAATTGGTCTTTGGTTAAAGAGTACATTATTATAATTGTTGGTGAAGAATTTCATTCTTTATACAATGGAGACGCAAAGGGTGAAATTATAAGCATTGGTAGTTGCTAGGATTGAATGTTCGACTCTATTCTTGGGTACGATATGAGCTCAAGAACTAAACATCGCTTCTCTCTTAAGGGAGGTGTCACAGGATGATACAGTAGCTATAATCTTAAGAGACCAAAGATAGCATTCGTTGGGAAATGTCTTCGAGTTGAAATATATCTTAGAGAAAGAATAAGAACGGAGAGTGATAGAGAGACTAATTCATAAGTATATGCTTGAAATAACAGAGGGGGGAAACGTCACTTTTATAGCCAAATGAGAGTGCTCAATTGTTGGATCAGGTGAGGCTTTCAATGGAAGCCTCTCAACTATTGATTAGGTCGTTGAGTGGAAGCGATTTTATAGGCCTGCAAAAGAAGTCAATCTTAGGAAAGCAAAAGGGAGCTACCACTCTTTATCGATGTGAAGTGATGGAGGGGGGTTGCTGCCCTTCGGTAAAGTGACAGAAATGGGATTGCATATGACATGTTATTGCAGATGCCATGCATGGGAAATATCCCTATGACCGTGCCATAACATGCCCATAGTTCTAAGACTCAACTTTGGACTCTAAGAGTGATACCTACTACCTAGTGTCTTATAAACACTGACCGAACCAGGACTAAAACATAAAaaaggccaaaaaaaaaaaaaaaaaaatttaataaaaattatacaaatatatatatatataaatatataatttttcggtaaatatgtatttttacatatatttatattagtttttctttaaaaaatacaatatacaaaaatatagaaaa
The Humulus lupulus chromosome 6, drHumLupu1.1, whole genome shotgun sequence DNA segment above includes these coding regions:
- the LOC133785251 gene encoding probable inactive receptor kinase At2g26730 — protein: MQTWRGLNLFLMGMIVGVVFLRMTTVLGGESSEFESLIWFLRAVDPQNMLRLGQDASRKNPCLDKWKGVKCNIKGTTILEIRLENSNLSGVLDANSLCMLPNLRVLSLAENRIQGHIPNAILYCRKLTYLNLSSNLLSGKIPSNLARMKYLRKWDISKNHFEGMIPIFEGEFKKLNKFSMKAYNRASYQEELKDQTNVSPESPQRYNSQKKSWLRKSQNWIPLVIGLFLFTLVTYLAGKKASELARDKAILKSLQDSPTKTPQAKTIEEVKPEGILSELVFFVEEEERFTLEDLLEATADLRSQTFCRSLYNVILKNNEEYSVTRLKKLQVSFEDFCQIMRQIGDVKHPNILPLVGYSFTPEDKLLIYKYQNKGSLLNLFEDYIESKRDFPLRLRLSIAGGIARGLNFIFQTTNDHETLLHHGNLKLSNILLDDNDEPLISEFGHSRFLDPKGAGICSSKGYTAPEKSVSEKGDVYSFGVILLELLTGKPVEKTGIDLPKWVNAMIREEWTGEVFDRELAKAATHWAFILLNIALKCVSNLPENRPTMEEVLEKIEEVMYAEQDHTMSPLSSHECHQDTCLLHSIIPETWDTPGSNY